A genomic stretch from Vibrio neptunius includes:
- a CDS encoding YbaK/EbsC family protein translates to MERLDQIYQYNLNLLQQHEVSFKEWRHEPILDFATDMRVAEQLGWTGTHSKSLFLKLKGGGHALYLTHKDARLDSKAIKQVLGKRPSICSDEEMIALLGCVPGAVCPFGMPEHVEIVVERALYQHSEILYTPGHPELTIGIAGTSLPKLLQAIPNSVIEI, encoded by the coding sequence ATGGAACGATTAGATCAAATCTATCAGTACAACCTAAACCTTCTTCAACAGCATGAAGTGAGCTTTAAAGAATGGCGCCATGAGCCCATTCTCGATTTCGCCACTGATATGCGTGTCGCTGAACAACTTGGTTGGACAGGTACCCATAGCAAGAGTCTGTTTCTGAAATTGAAAGGGGGTGGACATGCGCTGTATCTGACCCACAAGGATGCACGCCTTGATAGTAAAGCCATCAAGCAAGTCTTAGGGAAGCGACCTTCCATTTGCAGCGATGAAGAAATGATAGCGCTGCTGGGCTGTGTTCCCGGCGCTGTTTGTCCTTTCGGTATGCCTGAACATGTTGAGATTGTCGTAGAACGTGCCTTATACCAGCACTCGGAAATCCTCTACACACCCGGTCACCCTGAACTGACCATAGGCATTGCAGGCACTTCCTTGCCGAAACTATTGCAAGCTATCCCCAACTCAGTCATTGAGATATAA
- a CDS encoding LysE/ArgO family amino acid transporter, whose product MNLWVLLQGFGLGASMIIPIGAQNAYVLNQGIKRNHHLTTATICSVLDVIFISLGIFGGGAVLSQNETLLTVVTLGGIAFLTFYGLLSLNSAMHRNRASESKRQVVERGRRAVILGALAVTVLNPHLYLDTVVILGSIGGQFEGQERISFAFGTIMASFVWFYTLSIGAAKLGPTLSRPRVKQGIDIAVAIMMFTIALMLINELVNKYG is encoded by the coding sequence GTGAATCTATGGGTGTTATTACAAGGCTTTGGGCTGGGTGCCAGCATGATCATTCCAATTGGTGCGCAAAATGCCTATGTTCTCAACCAAGGTATTAAGAGAAACCATCACTTGACGACCGCTACTATTTGTAGCGTTCTCGATGTTATCTTCATCTCGCTAGGCATATTTGGCGGTGGTGCAGTCCTGTCACAAAATGAAACCCTACTCACGGTCGTCACCTTAGGCGGTATTGCCTTTCTGACCTTCTATGGCTTACTGTCACTCAACAGCGCCATGCACAGGAATAGAGCGTCCGAGTCCAAGCGTCAAGTCGTAGAACGTGGTCGCAGAGCGGTGATTCTCGGGGCACTGGCAGTCACCGTGCTTAACCCTCACCTGTATCTTGATACTGTGGTGATCCTTGGCTCAATTGGTGGACAATTTGAAGGACAAGAGCGAATTTCGTTTGCATTCGGTACGATCATGGCCTCTTTTGTTTGGTTCTACACCTTGTCGATCGGTGCTGCGAAGCTTGGTCCCACCTTATCAAGACCAAGAGTAAAACAAGGGATTGATATTGCGGTCGCTATAATGATGTTCACGATTGCCTTGATGCTTATAAACGAACTGGTCAATAAATACGGATAA
- a CDS encoding LysR family transcriptional regulator ArgP, which yields MRGLDYKWIEALESVVTQGSFERAAEALYISQSAVSQRIKQLEKFLAQPVLVREQPPRATMVGKKLLGLYHRVQLLESELVPELTNSDSERPLAISIATNADSLATWLLPSLQPVLTTRNIELRLAVLNEVRAIEKLKSGEVTGAISLESRPIPGCQADYLGRVDYVCVANPQFVERYFPNGVNYESLLQAPAVAYDQHDDQHQLFLKEHFNILPDNVRTHRVASSEAFVKMALAGVAYCLIPSFQIQKELAQGRLVDILPGFLSSYRIYWHHWQLESGVLEEVTQSIVNYARNVLSS from the coding sequence ATGCGTGGGTTGGATTACAAATGGATAGAGGCTTTGGAGTCAGTAGTGACTCAAGGCAGTTTTGAACGTGCAGCGGAGGCGCTCTACATCTCGCAGTCTGCGGTCTCACAGCGTATTAAGCAGTTAGAAAAGTTTCTCGCTCAGCCCGTGCTTGTTCGCGAGCAGCCACCTAGAGCAACAATGGTGGGTAAAAAGCTGTTGGGCCTTTACCATAGGGTGCAATTGCTAGAAAGTGAGCTGGTACCTGAATTAACTAATAGTGATTCAGAGCGCCCGCTGGCGATTTCTATTGCCACCAATGCCGATAGCCTGGCAACTTGGCTGTTGCCGTCACTACAGCCGGTACTGACAACGCGGAACATTGAGCTGAGACTGGCAGTACTCAATGAAGTTAGGGCAATAGAAAAGCTCAAAAGTGGCGAGGTGACTGGTGCAATTAGTCTAGAATCTCGGCCTATTCCCGGATGTCAGGCGGACTATTTAGGCAGAGTTGATTATGTCTGTGTGGCAAACCCGCAATTCGTCGAGCGTTATTTCCCCAATGGCGTGAACTATGAATCTCTACTGCAGGCTCCAGCAGTGGCATACGACCAGCATGATGATCAACATCAGCTGTTTTTAAAAGAGCATTTTAATATTTTGCCAGATAATGTTCGGACTCACCGCGTTGCCAGTTCAGAAGCGTTTGTCAAAATGGCCCTGGCAGGAGTTGCGTATTGTTTGATCCCAAGCTTTCAGATCCAAAAAGAGTTAGCGCAAGGGAGATTAGTCGACATCTTGCCCGGGTTCTTAAGTTCATATCGCATCTATTGGCATCACTGGCAACTCGAATCGGGTGTATTGGAAGAAGTGACTCAATCCATTGTTAATTATGCGAGAAATGTGCTGTCGAGCTAG
- a CDS encoding oxidative stress defense protein → MKIVSSLAIAVSGLVSIGAYADTPNFPHLATTGYGEVVAKPDMAKFTVRVVETTMTAEQAKQTVDKVVTDFLTKLKEQGMRADNITSSNLYISPQYHYPKNGKPELVGYRASRTVNVTVDELANLNQYLDIALNSGINQVENIQLKVKDQAKYQEQARQAAIKDANSKAESLASGFGKDINGVWRIDYNMPSSQPVLMRSMAMDAKTESNTYQDSTIVIRDRVDVIYQLD, encoded by the coding sequence ATGAAGATAGTTTCTAGCCTGGCAATTGCCGTTTCAGGTCTGGTCAGTATTGGTGCATACGCTGATACGCCTAACTTCCCACACCTAGCTACGACCGGATATGGTGAAGTTGTTGCAAAGCCTGATATGGCGAAGTTTACGGTTCGTGTGGTCGAAACCACCATGACGGCAGAACAAGCCAAGCAGACAGTCGACAAAGTAGTGACAGACTTTCTGACTAAACTGAAAGAGCAGGGAATGCGTGCTGATAACATCACCAGCTCTAATCTTTATATCTCACCACAATACCATTACCCGAAAAATGGTAAGCCTGAGTTAGTGGGTTACCGTGCTTCTCGCACTGTTAATGTTACTGTCGATGAATTGGCGAACTTGAATCAGTATCTGGATATTGCGCTGAATTCGGGCATCAACCAGGTCGAAAACATTCAGCTTAAAGTGAAAGATCAGGCTAAATATCAAGAGCAAGCACGCCAAGCCGCCATCAAGGATGCCAATAGTAAAGCCGAGTCACTGGCCTCTGGTTTTGGCAAAGATATCAACGGTGTCTGGCGAATTGATTACAATATGCCGAGCAGTCAGCCGGTACTGATGCGTTCAATGGCGATGGACGCAAAAACGGAATCAAACACCTATCAGGACTCAACAATCGTGATACGTGATCGAGTTGACGTCATTTATCAGTTGGATTAA
- a CDS encoding GntR family transcriptional regulator — MSSPTLTNKVSKMIYQDILSGELKPSQKLVVADLKSRYHVGASPIREALVQLSWTKYVSLEPQKGCWVSPVCVNELADLYESLRTVAAVLLKKSILSGSEDWELEVLTSFHKLSRIDLPNDEYDWKEWEERLHQFHITLLEGSNSRNMFEFFTDLINQIKRYRYFARNNGLDTRRFEIDECENIMKLVLAKDTEQAAKQFDRHLHRSMEQIQTTIKQDA, encoded by the coding sequence TTGTCTAGCCCAACGCTGACTAATAAAGTCTCGAAAATGATCTATCAAGACATATTAAGTGGGGAACTCAAGCCGAGCCAGAAGTTAGTAGTCGCCGATCTAAAAAGCCGATATCACGTGGGGGCTTCACCAATTAGAGAAGCACTAGTGCAGCTCTCATGGACAAAGTATGTCAGTCTCGAGCCACAAAAAGGTTGCTGGGTATCACCAGTATGTGTGAATGAACTTGCCGATCTTTACGAAAGCCTACGTACCGTCGCCGCTGTGCTACTGAAAAAATCGATTCTTTCAGGAAGTGAAGACTGGGAGCTCGAAGTTTTAACATCGTTTCATAAGCTATCACGAATAGATTTGCCTAACGATGAGTATGACTGGAAAGAGTGGGAAGAACGCCTGCATCAGTTCCATATCACGCTGCTTGAAGGTTCAAATTCACGCAACATGTTTGAGTTTTTCACTGACCTTATCAATCAAATCAAGCGTTACCGCTATTTCGCTCGCAACAACGGACTGGACACACGTCGTTTTGAGATTGATGAGTGTGAAAACATCATGAAATTGGTGCTAGCAAAAGACACTGAGCAAGCAGCAAAGCAGTTTGATCGTCATCTTCATCGCTCAATGGAACAAATACAAACCACAATCAAACAAGACGCATAA